ATGAAGATACAATAATATGCTTTTCATGATTCTTATTGACCagtatttaaacttttattattttatacattttaccaCACGGCaatatttctcattttcatttattgctTAGTAATTtgtcaatgttttctttttcttgtttcctcTGTAGAGAGAAACCTCCAGTGAAAGAGGCAAGGCGACCACCGGCTCCCCCCTCCTGGCTCCAGAGAGACTTAAAAGTTCGCTTTATAGACAAAGCTTTTAAAGGGGGCAGGTACTACAACTCAAAGGTACTAATACACCACCTAGATATAGCATGATCATCAaagcatattttctttgtatcaACTTATTCAAGCCTCCTTTGGTTCATGGAATTCTTATGTTATCATCAAATGGTTTATTTTAGACCAGGAAATGATGAGGGAATTTGTTTGAAATTATTAAATTCACCGggctttttacctttttatacatatatttcattgaatgtttaattatttttgattaattacatTGTTCTGAAATAGGAGCAGTCAAAAACATACTGTTAAAAGGGTAGAAAAAGTGCTGTCCAGTCACAGAAAAGCTATGGAATATTGCACCATATCTTTTCGCtgcattgttttaataattataaatgTTGGGTTTCTATCATAGCTGTTAAGATCAGTCTTGTTTTCTTATAGATGCGTGTGGAGGATGTCCTGACACcgactgcctgtgtgtgtcgAACTGAAGAGGGAAGACTGTTAGACGGTGAGTCATTAGTGCCATCTCAGTCTCTTGGTGttagttctctttttttttaattccctAATTAGAGCAAAATATGTGTTGTAACCATGCCTGTTGATTTTCATAATACATCTGGCTAGCTTAGGTGTTCTTATGAAAGCCATGGAGCCAGGTAGCCATGGTTCCTCCTGCACATATATCTTGTGTATATGTGCCTCTATGGATAAAGCTTTCTAGATAGTATATTTACATTAGATGATTAACagtataaacaaaaaaatctttttggGTGTTATGGTAAGGAATAGACTGATAATGTGATTTTTAGGTCCAACACAGATAGCAGTTATTAggtatttaaaggaatagttacatattttgggaaattagatgagaagatccatACCATtcgcatgtctgtctgtttaaatatgaagctacagccagaagctATCTTAGCCTAGCCTAGCTTAGACTGGCAGCAGGGGGAGACAGCTAGCCTCACTCTGTccacaaaataataatcaattttgttaaaaaaaaatttaacttaagtttttgtacacattaaacaaattagataaaatgtgttaagtGAGCTTTTAGAAGTGCtcgtaggcagattttttttaatttatttttatagcttttGAAAAGCCAGATTAACTGTTTCTCTTTGCTGCCAGTCGTTTTGCTAAGCTTAGCTAACGGTCTCCTGGCGGCAGCTTTATATTTATggacagacacaagagtggtatcaatcttctcatctaactctcagtaagaaagcaaataagcatgtttcccaaaatgtcgaactaccCCTGTACTGTGGTATTCTATAAATTTGGTTAATATTTTAGAAGTATGTACAGTTCTCATTAGTTGGGGATTCTGTACTATTCCTTAACACACATAGTTCTGTCTTAACTTTGTTACTAAATTGTAGGTTAATTAATTAACTGGCTAGCCAGCATCATCAATAGGATGATGTTTACTcaagatttttaatttttttttatggggATAACTTGATTAACAGTTGGGCATATTTTGTGTCTCAAACTAACATTAAGTGTGTTCTCACTGCAGTCAAACCTCCATCTGCTCATTCTTAAAGATAATTGGTGTAATGTCACACATTCAGGGATTGTTTATCgaataaataattgttttgtatGTAGAGTGTTACTATAGTAACTGCTATACAAATTCTTGAATAACCCACTGGTTCTTCTTTCTGTGGCAGATGTGAAGCAGGACATGCTGGAAACTATTATTCCAAAAAGTGAATATGATTCTGTAATGGTTGTACTGGGTGAGCACAGAGGACAGGTAAGCAAAGGATCATCTTTCCTGCAGGATGTGCGTACTGGTTTGTACTGTTACTAATCtcagtatttacatttgtttgttcagGTCGGCCGCATTCTCCGGCGGGACAAGAACAAGTGCAGAGCAATGGTCCAGCTCGACCGATATGAAGAGAAAGTGTTCACACTGGACTATGACTGTATTTGTCACTATGTAGGAGCAGCAGACCATTGATCTacatatttcttcttttccctcATTATTTTAGTATTTCTTTATTCAAATATTCCTCGTCTTCATCCCATctgaaacattgtttttgtaataTTCAAAAATAATGGATTTAAGATTTTAAAGCATTGcaattttgtaataaaacattGTCAAAAATTGTATTGTTCAGATGTTATTACAAGATCTACCACCACaccttttaaagaaaagaaaaaagcaatgaGTAATTTTTCACAGTAATCTTTAAATTTATTAGCAAATGATGATGAATGGCCCTAGTAACAACAAGAAGGTCAATCTTTAGgtcatataaaaacatatttacaactGTTCGACATGTTTGAAAAGAGTATGAATGCACTGGTGGTAAAAAAGCTCAGCACTCAATTTCTGGCATGTACACACATTtcagaatgaaaagaaagaacttAAGAGATGTCAGTCTAACGGCTGATTAAGATGTGAGCAAAGGGAAGGGAGGGCAAACTGTACAGCCCTGTCTTTGTTAGTTATTTCTGGGGAGCTCGGCTTACTCCTTGGGTAGCTGGTTTGCTGCGTTAGCCCGAAGCACAGCTCCCGGACTGGGGTACGGCCGCTGCTGGAACAGAGGCCCCGCCGCTGTGGTATCGGCACCCGTCTTTGCTTCATTACGCTTGGGCAGGCCGCTTGACCATGTGCCTCTGTAAAGACAAACAAGTTTGTTTTAATCAATAGTTTGGTTTATACATTCTACTCATACCTTAGAAGGAGCACTCCACCAATGTACAAATCAAAATCAGTTAAAGTACATGTTTAGTAGTACTCAGCATATGAAAACtcataacagaaagcctgtgttacaaataGAGTTGTGGGGTTTAAATTATATGgccatttaccaggcagggagggtctaatgaaaagaTGCATtaaattgcattatgggaattgtttttgagcttgacccatactagtgatttaaagtcagaatatctcTGCCTCTAATGCTTTGACTTTGTTCCATCTGTTTTTAGTCTGTTTCTCACAAGTCTCCCAACTTGATGAAAGTGCAATACAAAATTTCTGGAGTACTCCTTCAAAGAAAGGACCGTGGGCTTGTTTGATTATCATGACTGTAAATACTGTACCTTGGGGCATCAGAATAAGCACTTGGATCCATGGGGTCCATCTCATCATCTTTTCTCCCtgtagaggaaaataaatatgtaacatCCATTCATGTAAAGATTTGAAAATTGCTTGTGTCGTATGATGTAAAGATGTAAACATTACCTCTTTTGTTCTTACTGTACGGCGCTATGTCTTCTCTCCGCTgctttcttctgtctctgtccctcccttcATCCCTATCTCGGTCCCTGTCCCGATCCCTTTCCCgatctttgtctctttcccgctctcgctctctgtccGACTTCTCAAACTGCCTCTCAACTCTTTCATCTCCTCCCTCAGctgaaaaatcaaaataaagcaaaaggCAATAGTCACAAAATAAACCAATTTGGCAAAAACAAACTGCATTCTGAGATTATTTGCCAAATGATGACAAAACCTGCAATGATTTATGAGTCATACATGACTGGTATGTGGTAACAGATTTCCATGGTGATAGGATTGCAGTGATGATCATAAATGCATTATCAAACTGTTAAGTTATGGCTTTATAATGCCATACCTCTGATTTTCTTGGCAGGTTTTGTCACCACTGCAGTTGGGTCATTAGGGGACAGCCAGGCCACTAAATCTGTCTCCACATTCCAGTAATAAGGAAGACCACTGTGGATTGAaggaaaaagacaataaaatagtTAAAGTTGCAGAATAACTTGgtgattaataataatgtatttaggaaattgattaattgaatttatttgatgAATAAAAATACTCTACAACTCTGCATAGCAGTAGTTATAGTGTAGTGAAGTGAAATAGTAGTACAATAATCaaggataaaaacacaataaggCAGCATGATTTACTTCCAATGTGGTCCTTTAACAAACAATACTAAACCATAAACATACATAGAGCAGCAGAGTGGCTAAGCTTACATGTATGGTGGCACAaagtttttaatattaaataaaaaagacattacaacaaaataatcataaataactaaatgaataaataatccAAAGCATCTTAAGACTCAGCTTGTTAAGAAACTTTGTTTCATCCAACAGTGACAGTGAGTTTATTGCAGGTCatttttgtaattgtatttatttcacaaCGCCATTTTTCCAAatgacaattttattttataatgccaTAATTTTCATATCAAAATCTTTGTCAATCAAGGTAAACTGGGAAGAGCCAGGTTCCAAAGCATCAGCCTCCATTGTTATAAATCAGGCTACAAATTACTGAGAGACCATATTTTCAAGGCCAGTACGAATCTTGCATCAAAATAATGTCGACTTACTGACCACAAAAAGTATGACCGTTTTAAATAACTTATGTCAATGCCAGAATGAGGTTGATGTTCCTGTCTAATTTGCTATAAAAGTCTGCTGTGCTCAGTTTGACCCCataataaaacatacaacaaacaaataagattTTATGGGACTTTAATCCTCTAGAATCTGTTAAAAGACTGCCAGTGAGCAGA
This sequence is a window from Siniperca chuatsi isolate FFG_IHB_CAS linkage group LG10, ASM2008510v1, whole genome shotgun sequence. Protein-coding genes within it:
- the pqbp1 gene encoding polyglutamine-binding protein 1, whose product is MPLPPALLARLAKRGIVKPSEQEVDEEIIAEDYDDNNVDYEATRVENLPPNWYKVFDLACGLPYYWNVETDLVAWLSPNDPTAVVTKPAKKIRAEGGDERVERQFEKSDRERERERDKDRERDRDRDRDRDEGRDRDRRKQRREDIAPYSKNKRGRKDDEMDPMDPSAYSDAPRGTWSSGLPKRNEAKTGADTTAAGPLFQQRPYPSPGAVLRANAANQLPKE